The stretch of DNA TCGAGGAGACCGGGGAGGTGCCGGAGGCGCTGTGGGCCGAGCTGAACGAGCTGGGCTTCCTGCGGGTCGCCGCGCCCGTCGAGTACGGCGGGCAGGGCCTCGCCTTCTCCCGCTGGATGGAGCTGATGGAGGTCTTCTCCCGCTCCCACGGGTCCATCCGCATGATCGTGCACGTCGTGAACGGCATCTGGCGGTCGATGGACGGACACGCCACCCCTGAGCAGCGCAAGCGCTTCGTGGTCCCGTCCATCACCGGTGAGATCAAGATCGCGTTCACGCTCACCGAGCCCGGCAACGGGACCGGCGCGGACATCACCACCTCGGTGGTCCGCGAGGGCGACACGTACTACCTGTCGGGGAGCAAGCACCTCATCACCTTCGGGGTGCGCTGCGACTACTACCTGCTGGCCGCGCGGGTCGAGGGCAGTACGGGTCACGAGGGCACCGTGGCGCTGCTCGTCCCCAGGGACGCCGAGGGCGTCACCGTCGAGGACACCTCGAACACGATGGGGGTCACGGGCACCGACCACGCCTCCCTCACCTTCGACCGCACCCCGGTCCCCGTCGACCACCGCCTCGGCGCGGAGGGCGCCGGCCTTGAGGTGTTCCTCGGCGGCTTCCTCACTCCGTCGCGTGTCTCCGTGGCGATGAGCTGCGTCGGTCTGGCGCAGCGCGCGCAGCAGCTCGCGGTGGGGTACTCCAAGGACCGTGTGACCTTCGGCAAGTCGCTCACGCAGCGTCAGGCCATCCAGTTCATGCTGGCCGAGAACGCGGCGGACATCGAGGCGGCCAAGCAGCTCGTCCTGCACGCGGCGCGCCGTTTCGAGGAGGGCGCGGACGACGCGTCGATGCAGTCGTCGATGGCGAAGATGCACGCGGTGACGATGCTGACCAACGTGACAGACAAGGCCCTCCAGATCCACGGTGGGCTCGGTTACTGGAAGTCGCAGAAGATCGAGCGCGTGTACAGGGACGCCCGTGCGCAGCGCTTCGAGGAGGGCACCAACGAGGTGCAGAAGGCCGTGGTCTTCC from Streptomyces tsukubensis encodes:
- a CDS encoding acyl-CoA dehydrogenase family protein — its product is MTDVSSFDQLRTQVEQWVEGPGERWAERIEETGEVPEALWAELNELGFLRVAAPVEYGGQGLAFSRWMELMEVFSRSHGSIRMIVHVVNGIWRSMDGHATPEQRKRFVVPSITGEIKIAFTLTEPGNGTGADITTSVVREGDTYYLSGSKHLITFGVRCDYYLLAARVEGSTGHEGTVALLVPRDAEGVTVEDTSNTMGVTGTDHASLTFDRTPVPVDHRLGAEGAGLEVFLGGFLTPSRVSVAMSCVGLAQRAQQLAVGYSKDRVTFGKSLTQRQAIQFMLAENAADIEAAKQLVLHAARRFEEGADDASMQSSMAKMHAVTMLTNVTDKALQIHGGLGYWKSQKIERVYRDARAQRFEEGTNEVQKAVVFREVLRRTPTPASDK